From Zerene cesonia ecotype Mississippi unplaced genomic scaffold, Zerene_cesonia_1.1 Zces_u003, whole genome shotgun sequence, a single genomic window includes:
- the LOC119838441 gene encoding uncharacterized protein LOC119838441, giving the protein MSPNLGEAPLELKRLLNENNFAKCIWIIKDFTGLSNFRYAVEQILQDTGRVNLKDVITTLYRITGETRIDRIVIIIRRVFNVKTITQLFQRINSITRTRDPLQFLQSILDLTQKNSIEEAFRDIASLTQTKADVLTILESIQKESGHTDIIDFFRQLIRVTETRTIIHAWRVITKITRETDIFIIIRRFKIYTTVDIIIVFKTILRITKTTNLTTAINQMYTLFNVHGLFECFDIIHKYTRTGEFLHSLYKT; this is encoded by the exons ATGTCCCCCA ACCTCGGCGAAGCGCCCCTTGAGTTAAAGAGATTACTGAACGAAAATAACTTCGCTAAATGTATCTGGATTATAAAGGACTTCACTGGACTGTCTA atttcAGATATGCAGTCGAGCAAATATTGCAAGATACAGGCAGAGTTAACTTGAAGGATGTTATAACTACGCTCTACAGAATTACAGGGGAGACAAGGATCGATAGAATCGTGATTATAATTCGCAGAGTCTTCAATGTTAAGA CCATAACACAACTATTCCAACGTATAAACAGCATAACTAGAACTCGGGATCCGCTACAATTCCTTCAGAGCATTTTAGATTTAACTCAGAAGAACTCCATCGAAGAAGCCTTCAGGGACATCGCCAGTTTGACCCAAACTAAAG CCGACGTACTGACAATTCTGGAGAGCATCCAGAAGGAGTCAGGCCACACGGACATCATAGACTTCTTTAGACAACTCATAAGGGTTACTGAAACCAGAA cCATTATTCACGCTTGGAGAGTAATAACTAAAATCACAAGAGAAActg ATATCTTCATTATCATACGCCGCTTCAAGATTTACACTAcagttgatattattatagttttcaaAACTATCTTGCGTATCACGAAAACTACAAATTTGACAACGGCCATTAATCAAATGTACACCTTATTCAATGTCCATG gTTTATTCGAATGTTTTGACATCATACACAAATATACAAGGACGGGTGAGTTTTTGCATagcttatataaaacataa